Proteins encoded by one window of Salmonirosea aquatica:
- a CDS encoding family 43 glycosylhydrolase gives MRFVNVAVLSILLTGSLAFSPTFQQGVSKKTTLRPASQFTYSTALGPETGITRRDPSDVIKVGGLYYLWYTKVLESQEGYPSGYPGVIAYATSPDGENWQEEGVCLETGQGKSWDSHGVFTPNILVADGKYYLFYTAVPEPFDVPYTKGITPTAIGVAVADRPEGPWKKFKKNPILKPEASEPDYFDSFRVDDASLIVRDGKYWLYYKGRSQNKSTGDTKMGLAIADKPTGPYKKQKQYGALHAGHEVLVWPLNGGVASMATASGPKAIYFAADGVHFEMQDKAENCPSAPGMYRSDNFQNNTSMQPPYWGISHRLTKKKDNEPFAALFLQKFRYQPE, from the coding sequence ATGAGATTTGTCAATGTGGCTGTGCTGAGTATCCTCCTAACCGGTAGTTTGGCTTTTTCACCCACCTTTCAACAGGGTGTTTCCAAGAAAACTACGCTCCGCCCGGCTAGTCAATTCACCTACTCGACCGCCCTTGGCCCCGAAACTGGCATAACTCGCCGTGATCCGAGCGATGTCATTAAAGTAGGTGGCCTGTACTACCTCTGGTACACCAAAGTACTTGAGAGTCAGGAGGGGTACCCTTCCGGCTATCCAGGCGTAATCGCCTATGCCACCTCGCCGGATGGTGAAAACTGGCAGGAAGAGGGCGTCTGCCTGGAAACTGGTCAAGGGAAGTCGTGGGACAGTCACGGGGTTTTCACGCCCAACATCCTGGTTGCCGATGGAAAGTACTATCTGTTTTATACGGCGGTACCCGAGCCTTTCGATGTACCCTACACCAAGGGAATTACACCGACCGCCATCGGGGTAGCCGTAGCCGACCGGCCCGAGGGCCCGTGGAAAAAATTCAAAAAGAACCCGATTCTGAAACCAGAAGCCAGTGAGCCAGACTATTTCGACAGCTTTCGGGTAGACGATGCGAGCCTGATTGTCCGGGACGGAAAGTACTGGTTGTACTACAAGGGTAGGTCGCAGAACAAATCCACGGGTGATACGAAAATGGGTTTGGCGATTGCCGACAAACCTACCGGACCCTACAAAAAGCAGAAACAGTATGGTGCCCTGCATGCCGGGCATGAAGTACTGGTGTGGCCGCTGAATGGGGGCGTCGCCTCCATGGCGACGGCCTCGGGACCCAAGGCCATTTATTTTGCCGCCGACGGCGTTCATTTCGAGATGCAGGATAAAGCCGAAAACTGTCCGTCAGCCCCCGGAATGTACCGCAGTGACAATTTTCAGAATAACACCTCAATGCAGCCGCCCTACTGGGGCATCAGCCATCGGCTCACGAAGAAAAAAGATAACGAGCCGTTCGCCGCGCTGTTTCTACAAAAATTCCGGTATCAGCCGGAATAG
- a CDS encoding phosphocholine-specific phospholipase C: MNSRRDFLKKAALLSTGFAGILPDSIQKAYAIAPAPGSTYLDAEHVVILMQENRSFDHTFGTLRGVRGFNDPRAVALPNQNKVWLQTNAANETYAPFRLNIKDTKSTWMSSLPHSWENQVDARNGGKMDGWLEAKKSGRKEYAAMPLTLGYYTREDLPFYYALADAFTVCDQNFCSSLTGTTPNRLFLWTGTVRDPANPEAIANVRNENVDYDDEADWTTFPERLEKAGISWRIYQNEISLSTGLGNEEEGWLSNFTDNPIEWFSQYRVRFHPAYYAHITQEAKVLPERITALEKKLNSLAQNDPAYAPAQKKLAQEKAWLKMVEEDLVRYAPEKFEALPEPARNLHRKAFTTNTGDPDYRKLTPMTYRDGTQERQVNIPQGDVLHQFRSDVENQALPTVSWLVAPENFSDHPGAPWYGAWYISEVMDILTKNPEVWKKTIFILAYDENDGYFDHVPPFVPAHPDQPETGLNSPDLDTRGEFVTAAQESQRKNGGRTGPVGLGFRVPLVVASPWSRGGYVCSEVFDHTSVLQFLEHFLSHKKQVPLEEKNISSWRRTVCGDLTSVFRPEQGERMEPLAYVEREPFIASIHQAQFKQVPTGYRKLSAEEIARHRTDPKAVRALVAQEPGTRPSCALPYELYVDGVMRPEGFELTFAARNETFGKKALGAPFQVYQHSENGVQIRSYTVAAGTSLKDYWREGYHLQVYGPNGFYREFRGGSQNPALEITCTYPRNRRAEFTGQVVVNIKNLDPENSQKIRIIDRAYGAQPQTYLLPKKSEKGAGKSIELDLSKSANWYDFSVTVEGVDAFEQRYAGRVETGRNGWSDPQLA, encoded by the coding sequence ATGAACTCTAGACGAGATTTTCTCAAGAAAGCCGCCCTGCTTTCCACAGGATTTGCCGGAATTCTGCCCGATTCGATCCAAAAAGCCTACGCCATCGCGCCCGCGCCCGGCTCCACCTACCTGGATGCCGAGCATGTCGTGATCTTGATGCAGGAAAACCGTTCCTTCGATCATACTTTCGGTACCCTGCGCGGTGTGCGGGGATTCAACGACCCAAGGGCGGTGGCGCTACCCAATCAAAACAAGGTGTGGCTGCAAACCAACGCCGCGAACGAAACCTACGCCCCCTTCCGGTTGAATATCAAAGACACCAAATCCACCTGGATGAGCTCCCTTCCCCACTCCTGGGAAAATCAGGTGGATGCCCGCAACGGGGGCAAGATGGACGGCTGGCTGGAAGCGAAGAAATCGGGCCGAAAAGAGTACGCTGCCATGCCGCTTACCTTGGGGTACTATACCCGCGAGGATTTGCCCTTCTACTACGCCCTGGCCGATGCCTTTACGGTTTGCGATCAGAATTTCTGTTCTTCCCTGACGGGTACCACCCCCAACCGCCTGTTTCTGTGGACGGGTACCGTGCGCGATCCGGCTAACCCCGAAGCTATCGCCAACGTGCGTAACGAAAACGTGGATTATGACGATGAAGCCGATTGGACCACGTTTCCCGAACGGCTGGAAAAAGCCGGCATTTCGTGGCGCATCTACCAGAACGAAATCAGTCTTTCGACCGGACTTGGCAACGAGGAGGAGGGCTGGCTGAGTAATTTTACCGACAATCCCATCGAGTGGTTTTCCCAATATCGGGTACGGTTTCATCCTGCCTACTACGCCCACATAACCCAGGAGGCGAAGGTACTTCCCGAACGGATCACGGCGCTTGAGAAAAAGCTGAACTCCCTGGCGCAGAATGACCCCGCCTACGCCCCGGCGCAAAAGAAACTGGCTCAGGAGAAGGCGTGGTTGAAAATGGTGGAGGAAGACCTGGTCCGTTATGCTCCGGAAAAATTTGAAGCTCTGCCCGAGCCTGCGAGGAACCTGCACCGCAAAGCTTTCACCACCAACACCGGCGATCCGGACTACCGGAAGCTGACGCCCATGACCTACCGGGATGGTACCCAGGAAAGGCAGGTGAACATTCCCCAGGGCGATGTACTCCACCAATTCCGGTCCGACGTGGAAAATCAGGCCTTACCCACCGTGTCGTGGCTGGTGGCACCCGAAAATTTCTCCGACCACCCCGGTGCCCCCTGGTACGGAGCCTGGTATATTTCGGAGGTCATGGACATCCTGACTAAGAATCCGGAGGTTTGGAAAAAAACCATTTTCATTCTGGCTTATGATGAGAACGACGGCTATTTCGACCACGTACCGCCCTTCGTGCCTGCCCATCCTGACCAGCCTGAAACCGGCCTCAACAGCCCCGACCTCGACACCCGGGGCGAATTCGTGACCGCCGCCCAGGAAAGCCAGCGGAAGAATGGCGGGCGCACCGGGCCGGTGGGCCTGGGCTTCAGGGTACCCCTGGTGGTGGCCTCTCCGTGGAGTCGCGGGGGGTACGTCTGCTCCGAAGTGTTCGACCACACGTCGGTGCTGCAATTTCTCGAGCATTTCCTGAGTCATAAAAAGCAGGTACCCCTTGAAGAAAAAAACATCAGCAGCTGGCGACGGACGGTCTGCGGCGACCTGACCTCGGTGTTCCGGCCCGAACAGGGCGAACGGATGGAGCCCCTGGCCTACGTGGAACGTGAGCCCTTCATCGCCTCCATTCACCAGGCCCAGTTCAAGCAGGTACCTACGGGCTACCGGAAACTCTCCGCCGAAGAAATCGCCCGCCACAGGACCGATCCCAAAGCCGTCCGGGCATTGGTAGCCCAGGAGCCCGGTACCCGGCCTTCCTGCGCCCTTCCCTACGAGCTCTATGTGGATGGCGTCATGCGCCCCGAAGGCTTTGAGTTGACCTTCGCCGCACGCAACGAGACCTTTGGCAAAAAGGCTTTAGGCGCGCCTTTCCAGGTGTACCAGCATTCGGAAAATGGCGTACAAATCCGTTCCTATACAGTAGCCGCCGGGACTTCCCTGAAAGATTACTGGCGGGAGGGGTACCACCTGCAGGTCTATGGCCCCAACGGCTTTTATCGCGAATTCCGGGGCGGAAGCCAAAATCCCGCTTTGGAAATTACCTGTACCTACCCCCGCAACCGTCGGGCAGAATTCACGGGCCAGGTCGTGGTGAATATAAAAAACCTGGACCCGGAAAATTCCCAAAAAATTCGGATTATCGACCGGGCCTATGGAGCTCAGCCCCAAACCTACCTGCTACCCAAAAAGTCGGAAAAGGGCGCCGGGAAGTCCATCGAGCTGGATTTGAGCAAGAGCGCCAATTGGTACGATTTCAGTGTGACCGTCGAAGGCGTCGATGCCTTTGAGCAGCGCTATGCGGGCCGCGTGGAAACGGGCCGAAACGGCTGGAGCGACCCGCAGCTTGCCTAG
- a CDS encoding TonB-dependent receptor: MRLSFQQILLLGLITAAAYSRDSAGQDILQQQISIRAENVPLQQVLTEIEAKANIRFAYSRSLIPVKESVQIVANQEALASILNRVLHPLQIEYSITNRQIVLRRRKTASLKVPAEEDDATFGIVTAPEDITLTGNVVDEKSGEALPGVSILVKNTSRGTTTDQNGNFRLDVPSGEATLVFSYVGYLAREIVVGSQTTFRVSLSPDTKALEEVVVVGYGTQSKRNVTGSVAKVDLKRTETLPNTNVTQALRGTIAGVQFTDNGRPGQGGSIYIRGLRSITASNNPLIVVDGAFFNGSLADISPNDIESVEVLKDASASAIYGSRAANGVILVTTKQGKTEKPTIRFNTYYGVQSFAHKIQLLTPERYIKKFLDYRTQNDQVSNPADIENYLQPLELENYRNGTTIDPWDEITQKATIQSYELSIGARSERSSYYLSAGYTDEKGLIFGDRAKRITLRSNVDTKITSWLNVGITSQFSQRDLSGIEASTSSAAQLSPYATLYFDEAKTDPIPYPQTDNLILHPKFNALTNQNESIYNNLFANFYAIVNLPIEGLKYRLNYSPNFRWAHNYNFSPVYVKNSINRLGSGSKYNEENFDWVVENILTYNTHFGDKHNLDVTLLYGANAFNFNSTQASGSNFFNDVLGWNNLSLAEVQTSNTDAYKQAGISSMARINYRFMERYLLTFTARRDGTSVFGKNNKYGVFPSAALAWIASDESFFQSVSWMDMLKFRISYGLVGNQAVSPYSSLSQMESTRYVYGDGGPTTTGIYLSTIPNSNLKWEKTTAANLAVDFSVLKGRIGGTVEVYNLDTRDLLLDRSIPVMTGFSKIRTNVGATNNKGLEITLNTVNVKGAQFSWTSDIVFSTNRNRIVKLYGNDADGDGVEDNDISNRWFIGEPLGVLYDYVRDGIYQEGDELPKGYKPGFVRVKDLNGDGIFNASDRQVVGQSQPKYRWGFTNTFNYNGFSLSVFVNSLLGWQKNNSFFLDPSKIFTGRSLNFADVGWWTAENKSNTRPSLVFTNPLGLGFYESRDFVRIQDVSLSYTFKNDLLSRYKMASARVYLSSKNLATFTNWTGWDPESGYASDVSGSADRVGFPTPRSIVLGVNLSF, encoded by the coding sequence ATGCGATTATCATTTCAACAAATCCTGCTCCTGGGCCTCATCACCGCGGCCGCTTATTCCCGCGATAGCGCCGGGCAGGATATTCTGCAGCAGCAGATTAGTATTCGGGCCGAAAACGTCCCCCTGCAACAGGTATTGACTGAAATTGAAGCCAAGGCCAATATCCGGTTTGCTTACAGCCGGAGCCTCATTCCGGTAAAGGAGTCCGTACAGATTGTGGCCAATCAGGAAGCCCTGGCTTCTATTCTGAACCGGGTGCTCCATCCGTTACAAATCGAATATTCAATCACCAACCGGCAAATTGTGCTCAGACGCCGTAAGACAGCGTCTTTGAAAGTACCGGCGGAGGAAGATGACGCCACGTTTGGCATTGTGACAGCCCCCGAGGACATTACTTTGACGGGAAATGTCGTCGATGAAAAATCCGGTGAAGCGCTTCCCGGGGTGAGTATTCTGGTAAAAAATACCAGCCGGGGTACTACCACGGACCAGAACGGAAATTTCAGGCTTGACGTACCCTCGGGCGAAGCTACCCTGGTATTCAGCTACGTAGGCTATTTAGCCAGGGAAATTGTAGTGGGTAGTCAAACTACTTTCCGGGTGAGCCTATCGCCCGATACCAAAGCCCTGGAAGAAGTCGTGGTGGTAGGGTATGGTACCCAATCCAAACGAAATGTGACAGGTTCGGTGGCCAAGGTAGATCTTAAGCGCACCGAAACCCTGCCCAATACCAACGTGACTCAGGCCCTCCGGGGTACCATCGCCGGCGTGCAGTTTACCGATAACGGCCGTCCCGGACAGGGTGGGAGCATTTACATCCGGGGCCTCCGTTCCATCACGGCCAGCAATAATCCGCTGATCGTAGTCGACGGCGCTTTTTTCAACGGAAGTCTGGCGGATATCAGTCCCAACGACATCGAGTCGGTGGAGGTACTTAAGGACGCCAGCGCCTCGGCCATCTATGGGTCGCGGGCGGCCAATGGCGTGATTCTGGTCACGACCAAACAGGGCAAAACCGAAAAGCCGACGATCCGATTCAATACGTATTATGGCGTGCAATCTTTCGCCCATAAAATCCAGCTGCTGACGCCGGAACGTTACATCAAGAAATTTCTCGATTACCGCACTCAGAATGATCAAGTGTCCAATCCGGCGGATATTGAAAACTACCTCCAGCCGCTAGAGCTTGAGAACTACCGTAACGGAACTACCATCGATCCCTGGGATGAGATCACGCAAAAGGCGACTATCCAGTCTTACGAGTTGAGTATCGGAGCCCGCTCAGAGCGGTCATCCTACTACCTTTCGGCGGGCTATACCGACGAAAAAGGCTTGATCTTTGGCGATCGGGCCAAGCGGATAACCCTTCGGTCCAATGTCGACACCAAGATCACATCTTGGCTGAATGTCGGCATCACATCGCAGTTCAGCCAGCGGGACCTAAGTGGAATCGAGGCAAGTACTTCCTCGGCCGCGCAGTTGAGTCCGTACGCCACGCTGTACTTTGACGAAGCCAAAACGGACCCCATCCCCTATCCCCAGACCGACAACCTGATTCTGCACCCTAAATTCAATGCGCTGACCAACCAGAACGAATCGATTTACAATAACCTTTTTGCGAATTTTTATGCCATCGTCAATCTACCCATCGAAGGCCTGAAGTACCGGCTCAACTACTCCCCAAACTTCCGCTGGGCGCACAATTACAATTTCTCCCCGGTTTATGTAAAAAACAGCATCAACCGGCTGGGCAGTGGCAGCAAGTACAACGAGGAGAATTTCGACTGGGTGGTGGAGAACATTCTGACCTACAACACACACTTTGGCGATAAGCACAACCTGGATGTCACGCTGCTGTACGGAGCCAATGCCTTCAATTTTAACTCTACCCAGGCATCGGGCAGCAATTTTTTCAATGATGTACTAGGCTGGAATAACCTGAGCCTAGCCGAGGTACAGACTTCCAATACGGATGCCTATAAACAGGCCGGAATTTCGTCCATGGCCCGCATCAACTACCGGTTCATGGAACGCTACCTGCTAACTTTCACCGCCCGACGGGATGGTACCTCCGTGTTTGGCAAGAATAATAAGTACGGCGTTTTTCCTTCCGCGGCCCTGGCCTGGATCGCTTCCGACGAATCTTTTTTCCAGAGTGTCTCCTGGATGGATATGCTCAAATTCAGGATTTCCTACGGCCTGGTGGGAAATCAGGCGGTATCGCCCTATTCATCGTTAAGTCAGATGGAAAGTACCCGCTATGTGTACGGTGACGGCGGCCCCACGACCACGGGCATTTACCTTTCCACGATTCCCAACTCCAATCTGAAATGGGAAAAAACTACGGCCGCCAACCTGGCGGTGGATTTCAGTGTGCTTAAGGGTAGAATTGGCGGTACAGTCGAAGTATATAATCTCGACACGCGCGATCTGCTGCTGGACCGCTCTATCCCGGTTATGACCGGATTCTCCAAAATAAGAACCAACGTCGGAGCGACTAATAACAAAGGGCTTGAAATAACACTGAATACCGTCAATGTGAAGGGAGCGCAATTCAGCTGGACCAGCGATATCGTTTTCTCGACCAACCGCAACCGAATTGTGAAACTTTACGGCAATGATGCCGACGGCGATGGCGTGGAAGACAACGACATCAGCAACCGCTGGTTTATCGGCGAGCCGCTGGGTGTTTTGTACGATTATGTCCGGGATGGTATTTACCAGGAAGGAGATGAACTACCCAAAGGATACAAACCCGGTTTCGTGCGGGTAAAAGACCTGAACGGGGATGGTATTTTCAACGCCAGCGACCGTCAGGTGGTGGGCCAAAGCCAGCCTAAGTACCGCTGGGGGTTTACGAACACGTTCAACTACAATGGTTTCTCCCTGTCGGTTTTTGTGAATTCACTGCTGGGCTGGCAGAAGAACAACAGCTTTTTCCTCGATCCGTCCAAAATATTCACCGGTCGCTCGCTGAATTTTGCCGACGTGGGCTGGTGGACCGCCGAGAACAAATCCAACACGCGGCCCTCGCTGGTATTTACCAATCCGCTGGGGCTGGGTTTCTACGAAAGTCGTGATTTTGTCCGTATCCAGGACGTGTCCTTATCCTACACTTTCAAGAATGATCTTCTGAGCCGGTACAAAATGGCATCGGCCCGGGTGTACCTGAGCAGCAAAAATCTGGCTACGTTCACCAACTGGACGGGTTGGGACCCCGAAAGTGGATACGCTTCCGATGTGAGCGGATCGGCCGACCGGGTGGGCTTTCCTACGCCCCGCTCGATTGTCCTTGGCGTGAACCTCAGTTTTTAA
- a CDS encoding RagB/SusD family nutrient uptake outer membrane protein — protein MKTILYKAIICTTLILLGTSCKDNFLEEKPLAFLNPEVALVNKAGFESAIAAIHQAVRDEFNRGNATGIYILQLGTDVCTTGDETLQTFKNYETTLTPGSSTAAYFWNFEYTTMIPRANTVIDYADRPAAKWANEAEKNAIVAEARFLRAYTYNGLANTYGGVPIVDRIYDQPKFDFVRASQQEVYEFVRQDLEFASQWLPETTTQPGRIVKAAADHLLSEVYMSLGQYDKAIASASAVINSGKYKLMNARFGSKASEPGDVYSDLFRDGNQNPSSGNTETIWALQYEFQTPGGLASSSGNLGNMDLRGWGSFYSAAKAPNGTTAMVVADSLGRGVGWLRGTNYLFYDIWKEDSKDMRNSPYNIRRDWYYNLPTSPYFGKKVTYFPGLDTMQHVGPMLRKVEGEPVLGRNTGQTVKDKYVYRLAETYLLRAEAYIRKGDMTSAAADVNVVRARAKAKPATPAQMSIDYILDERARELTTEEVRRRTLTRVGKLVERVRKYNPRSSSSIEEKHELFPIPQTAIDANIEGTLEQNPGYN, from the coding sequence ATGAAAACGATACTATATAAAGCAATTATCTGTACCACGCTTATCTTGTTAGGTACGTCCTGCAAGGATAATTTTCTGGAAGAAAAACCCCTGGCTTTCCTGAACCCCGAGGTCGCGCTGGTCAATAAGGCGGGCTTTGAAAGTGCCATTGCGGCCATCCACCAAGCCGTACGCGACGAATTCAACCGAGGCAATGCTACGGGAATCTATATACTCCAGCTGGGCACCGATGTGTGCACCACGGGTGATGAAACCCTTCAGACCTTCAAAAACTATGAAACCACCCTCACTCCGGGATCAAGCACGGCCGCCTATTTTTGGAATTTTGAGTACACAACCATGATTCCCCGGGCCAATACGGTGATTGATTACGCCGATCGTCCGGCCGCAAAATGGGCCAATGAGGCGGAGAAGAATGCCATCGTGGCCGAAGCGCGTTTTTTGCGGGCCTATACCTACAACGGCCTGGCCAATACCTACGGCGGGGTACCGATTGTGGACCGGATTTATGACCAACCCAAGTTCGATTTTGTGCGGGCCAGCCAGCAGGAAGTGTACGAGTTCGTGCGGCAGGATCTGGAATTTGCTTCGCAATGGCTGCCCGAAACGACCACCCAACCCGGCCGCATTGTCAAAGCCGCCGCCGACCATTTGTTATCCGAAGTATACATGAGCCTGGGGCAGTACGACAAGGCGATTGCCAGCGCTTCGGCTGTGATCAATTCCGGCAAGTACAAACTGATGAACGCCCGTTTCGGTAGCAAAGCCAGCGAACCCGGTGATGTCTATTCTGACTTATTCCGGGATGGCAATCAGAACCCCAGCAGCGGCAACACGGAGACCATCTGGGCTTTGCAGTATGAGTTTCAAACTCCGGGTGGACTGGCTTCTTCGTCAGGTAATCTGGGGAATATGGACCTGCGCGGGTGGGGCTCTTTTTACAGTGCGGCCAAAGCGCCCAATGGTACCACGGCGATGGTCGTGGCCGATAGCCTCGGCCGTGGGGTAGGCTGGCTGCGGGGCACTAATTATCTTTTCTACGATATCTGGAAAGAGGACTCTAAAGACATGCGTAATTCGCCCTATAACATCCGGCGTGATTGGTATTACAATCTGCCCACTTCGCCCTATTTTGGCAAGAAGGTAACGTATTTTCCCGGACTCGATACGATGCAGCATGTGGGTCCGATGCTAAGGAAAGTAGAGGGAGAACCCGTGCTGGGACGTAATACCGGGCAAACGGTAAAAGACAAGTATGTGTACCGGCTAGCCGAGACCTACCTGCTGCGGGCCGAAGCTTACATCCGCAAAGGCGATATGACCAGCGCTGCGGCCGATGTGAACGTAGTTCGGGCGCGCGCCAAGGCCAAACCCGCCACACCCGCTCAGATGTCGATCGACTACATTCTGGACGAGCGCGCCCGGGAGCTGACCACCGAAGAAGTACGCCGCCGTACCCTGACCCGCGTGGGCAAACTCGTGGAGCGCGTGCGCAAGTACAATCCCCGGAGTAGTTCCAGCATTGAAGAAAAACACGAATTGTTTCCCATTCCCCAAACGGCCATCGATGCCAACATTGAAGGCACGCTCGAGCAGAATCCGGGCTATAATTGA
- a CDS encoding glycosyl hydrolase family 95 catalytic domain-containing protein, translating to MIYELSMDMPAQLLKYIWDVWDYEGDTDFLREKVYPVMKDLAIFYTEFITRDEDGSYHIVPTIPQERWVFNYRFKYNRDATTSIAMFRWTFLKAAEAAAVLGVDQDLRAQWIALSKELPPYPQKITASGPVWMPVAGDPLEQDYSIGCLAKISGMMAPVTLTNEVNLDSSPADTAIALRSARFHDPVVWDKNFTYHLLGQAKDQLYSYVGTTARWQHQKMLRQMKPSSDGNRILNTYLDHVNACWLEPERLLNSRSGRIHLYPCVPEDFTIGFRKLLASGGFEVSSELREGQVTFLEVSARRSIPCHIVNPWTTKNLVIQNIRTGKKLTPVFDGATQQGFSFAAEAGGTYSIFPAAY from the coding sequence TTGATCTACGAACTTTCGATGGACATGCCCGCCCAGCTTCTCAAGTACATCTGGGATGTGTGGGACTACGAAGGTGACACGGATTTTTTGCGGGAGAAAGTCTATCCGGTCATGAAGGATCTGGCGATTTTTTATACTGAATTTATTACCCGGGATGAAGACGGCAGCTACCATATTGTACCTACCATCCCTCAGGAGCGGTGGGTATTCAATTACCGATTTAAGTATAATCGCGACGCTACCACCTCCATCGCCATGTTCCGCTGGACTTTCCTGAAAGCCGCCGAAGCAGCTGCGGTACTGGGGGTAGATCAGGACCTTCGGGCGCAGTGGATTGCATTGAGTAAAGAGCTGCCGCCTTATCCCCAAAAAATAACCGCTAGCGGACCGGTATGGATGCCGGTGGCGGGCGACCCTTTGGAACAGGATTACTCGATCGGTTGTCTAGCCAAAATCAGCGGCATGATGGCACCCGTCACGCTGACCAACGAAGTGAATCTGGATTCAAGCCCGGCCGATACGGCTATTGCGTTGCGGTCGGCTCGCTTTCATGATCCTGTCGTGTGGGACAAGAACTTCACCTACCATCTGTTGGGTCAGGCCAAAGACCAACTATATAGCTATGTGGGTACCACGGCGCGCTGGCAACACCAGAAAATGCTGCGGCAAATGAAACCCAGCTCCGACGGCAACCGCATCTTGAATACTTACCTGGACCACGTAAACGCCTGCTGGCTGGAACCCGAGCGGCTGCTGAATTCCCGCAGCGGACGAATCCACCTGTACCCGTGCGTGCCCGAGGACTTTACCATTGGGTTCAGAAAACTGCTGGCTAGCGGGGGATTCGAGGTGTCGTCCGAGCTTCGGGAAGGTCAGGTCACTTTCCTTGAGGTGAGCGCCCGGCGCAGCATTCCCTGCCATATTGTGAATCCCTGGACCACGAAAAACCTGGTCATCCAAAATATTAGAACCGGCAAAAAATTGACGCCCGTTTTTGATGGTGCCACCCAACAAGGATTCTCTTTTGCCGCCGAAGCAGGAGGTACCTATTCCATTTTCCCTGCTGCCTACTAG
- a CDS encoding sialate O-acetylesterase, protein MLIGEVWVCSGQSNMSMPMIGYKNQPIKDSNAELLLSSNPNLRLFTVSRNAVRTPQDDCVGKWEVSSPGVARVFSAIGYEFGTILEQSLHVPIGIIHSSWGGTPIEAWISEESLKPFPHAKIIPPSDTSQVLPRNPASLYNGMIHPLENYGIRGFLWYQGEANTASYARYDSLMKGMITDWRTRWNQDNAPFYYVQLAPYKYPNNQNYSPYLREAQLRVMQQVPGVGMAVALDVGEENYIHPPNKADVSKRLAYWALAKTYGWEGLAYSGPVYEGMKIDGNKIQLTFSFSAGGLTSFGKELSGFEVAGDDRVFYPAEATINPAGVVVMSAQVPKPVAARYAFKDWVVGSLYNVEGLPASSFRTDDWKK, encoded by the coding sequence GTGTTGATCGGGGAAGTGTGGGTATGTTCGGGCCAATCCAACATGAGCATGCCCATGATCGGCTATAAAAACCAGCCCATTAAGGATTCCAACGCCGAGCTGCTGCTTTCCAGCAATCCCAATCTCCGCCTCTTTACGGTAAGCCGGAATGCCGTCCGGACTCCCCAGGACGATTGCGTGGGCAAATGGGAGGTATCTTCCCCGGGCGTCGCCCGCGTGTTCAGTGCCATAGGCTATGAATTCGGGACGATTTTGGAACAAAGTCTGCATGTACCCATCGGCATCATTCATTCTTCCTGGGGAGGTACGCCGATCGAAGCCTGGATCAGTGAGGAAAGCCTGAAGCCGTTTCCGCACGCCAAAATCATCCCTCCCTCCGATACTAGCCAGGTACTTCCCCGGAATCCGGCTTCGCTTTACAACGGGATGATCCACCCCCTGGAGAATTACGGAATCCGGGGTTTCCTTTGGTACCAGGGCGAGGCCAACACGGCATCCTATGCCCGGTACGACAGTCTGATGAAAGGTATGATTACCGACTGGCGCACGCGATGGAACCAGGACAATGCACCCTTTTACTATGTGCAGCTGGCCCCCTACAAATACCCCAATAACCAGAATTATTCACCCTACCTGCGGGAAGCCCAGCTACGCGTTATGCAGCAAGTGCCCGGCGTAGGCATGGCCGTGGCCCTGGATGTGGGCGAAGAAAACTACATCCATCCCCCCAATAAGGCGGATGTCAGCAAACGGCTGGCTTACTGGGCGCTGGCGAAAACCTACGGGTGGGAAGGATTGGCTTACTCCGGCCCGGTGTACGAAGGAATGAAGATTGATGGGAATAAGATTCAGTTGACCTTTTCGTTTTCCGCCGGTGGATTGACCAGCTTTGGAAAAGAGTTGTCAGGGTTTGAGGTAGCTGGCGACGATAGGGTTTTTTATCCCGCCGAGGCCACGATCAATCCGGCTGGGGTGGTCGTTATGAGCGCGCAGGTACCCAAGCCGGTGGCGGCCCGCTATGCGTTCAAGGACTGGGTGGTCGGGTCGCTCTACAATGTGGAGGGACTTCCCGCATCTTCCTTCCGCACGGATGACTGGAAAAAGTAG